The Neodiprion fabricii isolate iyNeoFabr1 chromosome 4, iyNeoFabr1.1, whole genome shotgun sequence genome window below encodes:
- the LOC124181067 gene encoding uncharacterized protein LOC124181067 isoform X2: MITVRPEARKAKKTCSIVSLLPADGCTKNETCKQTNNQTGECECLPNYQRLNDKCVSIPTTTESLIDPNTMKQDTGESSGGGVTAGLLIPLFLILLTALVFLSARRYKWVQRLRQYRQNRYGNVLVTRDEDDDDPPIV; this comes from the exons atgataaCGGTCAGGCCAGAGGCAAGAA agGCCAAAAAAACGTGTTCAATAGTTTCGTTATTGCCAGCTGATGGATGCACCAAAAATGAGACTTGCAAGCAAACAAATAATCAAACGGGCGAATGTGAATGTCTCCCGAATTACCAAAGACTAAATGACAAATGCGTCTCGATTCCAACAACAACAGAGTCTCTGATTGACCCTAATACTATGAAACAGGATACTGGAGAGAGTTCAGGAG GAGGGGTAACAGCAGGTCTTCTTATACCACTATTCCTGATCTTGTTAACAGCGTTGGTCTTTTTAAGTGCAAGAAGATACAAATGGGTCCAGCGGTTGAGACAGTACCGGCAAAACCGTTACGGCAATGTGTTAGTTACTAGGGATGAAGATGACGATGATCCTCCCATTGtttag
- the LOC124181067 gene encoding uncharacterized protein LOC124181067 isoform X1 produces MWNLSCEIFASMCIVAVILSQFVTEAKKTCSIVSLLPADGCTKNETCKQTNNQTGECECLPNYQRLNDKCVSIPTTTESLIDPNTMKQDTGESSGGGVTAGLLIPLFLILLTALVFLSARRYKWVQRLRQYRQNRYGNVLVTRDEDDDDPPIV; encoded by the exons ATGTGGAACTTGAGTTGTGAGATTTTCGCTTCTATGTGCATTGTGGCTGTGATCTTGTCGCAGTTTGTTACAG agGCCAAAAAAACGTGTTCAATAGTTTCGTTATTGCCAGCTGATGGATGCACCAAAAATGAGACTTGCAAGCAAACAAATAATCAAACGGGCGAATGTGAATGTCTCCCGAATTACCAAAGACTAAATGACAAATGCGTCTCGATTCCAACAACAACAGAGTCTCTGATTGACCCTAATACTATGAAACAGGATACTGGAGAGAGTTCAGGAG GAGGGGTAACAGCAGGTCTTCTTATACCACTATTCCTGATCTTGTTAACAGCGTTGGTCTTTTTAAGTGCAAGAAGATACAAATGGGTCCAGCGGTTGAGACAGTACCGGCAAAACCGTTACGGCAATGTGTTAGTTACTAGGGATGAAGATGACGATGATCCTCCCATTGtttag